TGGGAGTCGTATTCTGAAATTGCagtttaattttctaatttttattcaaagCTTAATCCCATTCCAGGATTTAGAGAACTTCTTGTAAACTACCATGCGAACTCTGTGGGACAAATCTTCTCATCTTTTGTTAGATTTCCATCATCTTGTCAAAATTTCTATTGCATATCAAGAAACTTTTCCCATTAAGCATCATGAAAGCAAAAGTTAATGATATCATACAGCTAATTGGATGCTAGAACCATGGCTTTGCTCACTCTTCTCTGTTTCAAACGTAGGTGACTTATAAGTTTCATAAGCGATGGCCAGCCTCCAAGATATCAGTGTTTCAGCAGCTATCAATATCCTCTCCCGCAATTGCATTCCTTGTTGCGTTTGCAATATTACGACTACAACCCATAAATGATAGAGTTTACTTTCCAAAATGGTATCTCAAGGGCATAAGAGGCAGTCCAACCCGTTCTGGAGGCTTTGTGAGCACTTTTGTCAACTTAGACTTCAGAACATACATAAGGTTCTTGAGTTGGATGCCAGCAGCTCTTAGGATGCCAGAACCGGAGCTCATTGATCATGCGGGACTTGATTCTGCTGCATACATCAGGATTTACCTTCTTGGGTGAGCTATTAAGATGCTTTTGCATTTTTGATTTTATGTTAGAAGTCTTCAAAAGCTACTCACATAGTGACTTTGAGTGGTTCATCCCagtcaattgattttatttgatttatattaTCAAAGTATGGGTCAACTATGAGCATATGGTTTCAATGCAGACTATGGTTGCTTAATGTTTTTTCCTTTGCTCACTTTTAATGGAACCGTCTCATTTGGAGGCCTTCTTGTGCAGATTGAAAATATTCGTCCCCATCACTTTTCTAGCTTTCGCGGTTTTGGTGCCGGTTAATTGGACGGGAGGAACTTTGGAGACAATAAAGGATGTTACTTTCAGCAACATCGACAAACTTTCGATATCCAATGTTCCATCTGGATCACAAAGGTGAAAAGAATGTTTCCTTATAATCGTTATCCTCCTTACTTTTACTCTGCAGCTGAGAATGTTACGTGCGAAGCGGGCCATCAGTGAAAATTCTATTGGATACACATACTTCTGCAGCTGTGACAAGTTTTGTTCCTTCATTCCATGTAAGGGAgatgaaatagaaatttaacTTTAGAATTTTGTTTTACTTCTTTCCAGGTTCTGGGCGCACCTGGTGATGGCCTATGTCTTTACATTTTGGACATTCTACATTCTGTATAGGGAATACAAGATAATGACTAATAAGAGATTGCAATTCTTGGCATCAGAAAATCGTCGTCCAGACCAATTCACGGTTGGTACTACACTTTGGCCAGCCAATGTTTGATTATGCTTATTTTTGTAGTGTCTTTGATAAGTTGAAGTCATTAAAGTGTTATGTATTTGGatgatagaataattaaatttgtcaaaatgatTAGCCATGACAGCGAACCATTCTAAAGTGGGGGGAAGCATGTATTCCTCTGACGGTAAGCttagcaaaaaaataataaaaaataataataatagtaactATTTGGTCATTGGAACTGGACAATCATTGGCATCTGTATAGTATCACTTTAAAAAACTACATAATGTGTCGTCATTTGAGCTCATGGCAAAACTGAAGCACAATTGTCTTTCATTTAGTTTTTCCTTAAAGAAAAAGCTGAAGACAAACGGATATAACAACTACAGAAGAACATCTGTTTGCCCATTGGAGAAGGCCCAGGCCCTCCACGTTCTTCTTAGTAGCCGTCCTTAAACATTAGGCATCCATACGTTTCCTACTGCACCATCGTGTAATGATGTCCGATTAGTCTATGGTAGaagttttgtttaatttttcgCATTACTGCTGAAAAAGACAGTTTAGAGGTACATGCAGTGATCAAATGTGTAAAAGTTTCTACATCcatttttttcgattatttttcTCTGAGGCCTATCTTTATCCTTGTTGGGTGGGACCATGTCAGCATTTATTTGACCCTTGCTAGTTATAGGCTTAACATTTCCAAGTCcgctttagaaaaaaaattgaatgggtTTTATTGCATTTAGCACTGGCATGttaaaaaacaagaaggaaacCAATGCAACATTGTTTCTCAAGCTAGAATTATTGCTAAAGTCTATTCCCGTCAAGAGCATCTCTAACACCCATTAGGTAGTTCTTACCAAATTGGCTTTAGACATCTATTCATTTGTAAGATGTTTATATGCAGGTGCTGGTGCGGAATGTTCCTCCAGATCCCGATGAATCAGTCAGTGAGCATGTTGAACATTTCTTCTGTGTAAATCATCCTGATTACTACCTTACACATCAGGTATCTTTGTTGAAATTCCTGCATTTTTTCTGTGGATAGAGAATTCGTTATGattaaaggaggaggagctaaaaaagaggaagaacgGGGGTCTTGGCATGGATTAGGAAAGATAAACAGAGGGAGAATGTGTCTGACTAGAGTGACTTTTCTAGTTTTCAGCTCTTGTTGGCCTCACAGCTTCATGATCTTTTTAACTTACAGGTTGTCTACAATGCAAACAAACTGGCAAAGTTGgttgagaagaagaagagtctgcaaaattggtatatttacTACCAAAATAAATATGAGCGAAATCCTTCTCAGAAGCCAACTACGAAGGTGCTCATAATATTGCATGTCAAATTTAGTGGAGGTCTTGCTTGTATTTTACCTTTTCAACTGTGACAGAACATTTGAGGGACTTTATTCTGAACTTATACTAAtgacattttacctttttttatcTTATATGCGCTATTTGTAGACCGGATTTTGTGGTCTTTGGGGGACTAGAGTGGATGCTATAGATTATTATGCTGCTGAGATCGAGAAGTTAACTGAAGAAGTAAGTTCTCATCCCCAAGAGGCATAAATGCACATGCCATTTTGACTTTGTATGCGATTGTCACTGCTTTTATTCTCTGGACCATTTTCTTGAGGTTATTCATCACGTCAAGTGCCCCAGAGCATGAAAATAGTATAGCAGTGGGACACGTTAACTATGTCATTCTTTCTAAAGAGTTATTTATTCCAATAGTAAAAGCTTGAGAATATGGCAAGACCCTCGTTTTTATGCTGGGAAGTGATGTTCCTGCAGGAACAAGCAGAAAGAGAAAGAGTGATCAGTGATCCCAAGGCTATTATACCTGCAGCATTTGTTTCATTCAAGAGTCGTTGGGGAGCAGCTGTGTGTGCTCAGACTCAGCAAACAAGTAACCCCACAATATGGCTGACACAATGGGCACCAGAGCCCGTGATGTTTATTGGGACAATCTGGCAATTCCTTATGTTGAGCTCACTATTCGAAGACTACTTATGGCTGTTGCTCTGTTTTTCcttacatttttctttatgattCCCATAGCATTTGTCCAATCTCTTGCAAACATTGAGGGGATTGAAAAGGTTCTACCCTTTTTAAAGCCATTAATTGAAAGGTAAGGGCTGCGTCATTTATTCAGTGCTTTCATTTATGTACCAATTGCTTACTCTTGGGGTCCTGCTTTTTCAATTATTTACAAGAAGTGATTATGTACTGAATCTCTAGAAAGTTAGTCATCATTGTATTGGAAACTAGATATTCAAACTCTTTTAGAAGGAAGATTGGCGATGCATCATACTTTAAGCTTGAGAGAGACATTACTGCATTTCTCATAGTCTTTCCTGATTAGGCTTTCATTgaagataaaataaaactaGTGATCAATCTATTGTGGGAATGCCCATGCTGATGCTGATTCCTTGATATTCTTTTTGGTATATCTGTTGCAGGAAGGGCGTGAAGTCTTTAATTCAAGGATTTCTCCCGGGAATTGCCTTAAAGatctttcttattttacttCCAACTATTCTCATGACAATGTCAAAATAGAGGGCtttgcctctctctcttctttggaGACGAGATCAGCTGGAAAGTACCATTTGTTTGTACTGGTCAATGTGTTTCTTGGAAGCATCATCACAGGAACAGCGTTGCAACAACTCAAATCTTTTCTCGATCAGGCTCCGACAGAGTATGTTAATTAAACAATGTGTTTAAGATAAAAGTTACCTCTCATATTAATACTTATTTTGTGCATCGTAGCATCCTGAACCAAATGTTGTCGTCAGGAGTGATGAGGGTGTGCAAACTCATATATGTTCCATTGTTCTTTTGGAAGCACTTTTATGTCTCCAacagtgaatttttttttttaaatagaatttttgcTGCTTCAATTAGCTGATTTGCATCTACTTCCATCACATAACTAATTGTGCTGCTGTTTCAGGATACCTAAAACTGTCGGTGTGTCTATTCCTatgaaagcaactttttttattacttaCATAATGGTGGATGGCTGGGCTGGAATAGCGGCAGAGATTCTAAGATTGGTTCCCTAGTTATGTTCCATTTGAAGAATACTTTCTTGGTAAAGACAGAAAAGGACAGAGAGCAGGCAATGGATCCGGGTTGCCTAGGCTTCGCGACATCTGAACCTCGGATTCAACTCTACTTCTTGCTGGGATTCGTCTATTCAGTTGTCACGCCTGTGCTGCTTCCTTTCATTATTGTCTTCTTTGCTTTGGCCTATATGGTTTTTCGTCACCAGGTTTGTGGTCATCAGAGCTAATAGttgaactttcaaattttttaacattatgTGCATGTCTCTTTTAATTACTTGTAAGTTTAATATAAAGCATGATGTCCCACAACTCGATACTTGCATTCAATATCAGGAACAGGTTATGGAACTGGCCTTAATTATATAAACATTAAGTACGAAGCACTATTTCTGGTTTGGTTTGTTTGCCAAAACAATTCACATGATTTAGCATTATTTCTACATTCACACTTAGGATGATAGCAATTACAGCCATGGGTGAGGTGTCTGTGACATGTGCCATTTCCGACCCTGTATGCTATAACTCCAGTATAGATTCTAAATATTCTCAAAGAATATGTAGGTCTGTCAGCTTTGATGTCAAGGAAAAGTATCATTCTTTTTGTTAATCTCAGAAATTTTTCATATGCAACATTATATGGTTGTTCATTTTATTCTTTGCTGGATTGGTGGCAAGTAATCAGCATTATCAAAACTATCACTACATTTACTGTCATGACATAGGATGCTAAGCATTTGAGCTATGCAATCTGTCTAGTCAGCTTTGATGTCAAGGAAAAGTATCATAGCTTTGATGTCAAGGAAAAGTATCATTCTTTTTGTTAATctcagaattttttttgtatgcAACATTATATGGTTGTTCAGTTTATTCTTTTGCTGGATTGGTGGCAAGTAATCGGCATTGTCAAAACTATCACTACATTTACTGTCATGACAGAGGATGCTAAGCATTTGAGCTACACAATCTGTCTAGGTTTTGACTTGCTATCTCTCAGATAGTGTCAGAATGGGGATTGAAATCCTGCACTTAAACTCATTAATCCCCTGCAATACGTTCATGGAAGTTTTTTACACCGATGACTATTGGCTTTGGAAAGATTTCTGTCATACGAGCAATTGTCTTGACATAGTAGTTGCTaactgaggaagagaaaactgaattggttaatgatgcttaatcTATATGAATTTTTGTTAGTCAGATATTTGAAAGTTTTCCTGCTTCATTAAAATAACACCAAGCTTTTAGAGTGTAGTAAATTATCCTCATAAAAGATGTGGAGTTAATATTGTGATGCCTAGGGATGATGCTGAAAATGCCAATAACAGTTCAGAGATGcatattttatagaaaatgactTTCCTATTCCATGTATTGGTTAATCATATCTTCCCATCAGTTAATTATGCAGTTCTATTGAATGAAATCCTGATTGGACTTGTTTTTAGTTGGGTCTTGGCCACACATCTTTTTCATGATGAAGTATATTAGATGCATCTAAGTTTGTAACCTAGACCAAAGTTTTGTTGTAAAGTCCTGTGATGGatgttttgctaattcaatATAATCTCACAGGCAGTTCTCTGAGAGACTTTTGTTGCTAATAGATCCTTGTTTGGTCACCTAGGTTATAAATGTGTACGATCAAAAATATGAGAGTGGGGCAGCCTTCTGGCCAGATGTGCAGAGGCGCTTGATTATTGGGATGGTAATATCTCAGCTTCTACTGATGGGACTAATGAGCACAAAAGGTGCGAAAAGCTCTACACCGCTTCTCATTGTGCTACCCATTTTAACCATCTGGTTTCATATATTCTGCAAGGGACGTTTTGAATCAGCCTTTGTCAAGTTCCCATTACAGGTTCGTTCAGTAACATATGCAAATCGAAGTCCCTTTATGCATTTATCAAGTTATGATGAGAGCTGTTTTGCATCCTGCTAACTAGATCACTAATGTTTAATTAGCGCACGGAGCACACACCACCATGACTTGCTTGCATGCTGAGTCTTGCAGCCTTTCCCAGAACCCGTCCTTGAGAAATTCGTGTGCACAGCTTTTCCGTTGATGTAGTATTCTTAGTCATTTAAGCTGCTAAAAGACACCTATTTGATCCCCTATTATGCACCCTTTGAGCCTGGCTGAGGATTGATACCCGTGGCTAAAAATTGTAGTGACATTATTTTAGCTATTTTGGCATGACTGATGTTCTCATTCGACGAATGACAGGATGCCATGGTAAAAGACACACTCGAGAGGGCCACGGAACCGAACCTGAACTTGAAGGCTTATCTCCATGATGCTTATGTACACCCTGTTTTCAGGAGGCGAGTTGGAAAACCCGCGGTGATCGATGAGGAAGAGAACAACCCTCTTGTGCCGACGAAAAGGATGTCTCGCCGTAGTAGCAAGTACGGTTCTGATGTCAGTTCGGAAGCGGGAAACTGATATGTAGGACAGCAATTCCCTTCACATTTTGCACAGATATCCTACAAGCCCGAGGATTTTGAGCTTCATTTGTCAATAGAAGGAAACGAGACTCGTAGGTGTACATCCCCGTAGAGTCGGTCCTGGTataggaatttttgaaaatgatggtCCGGGTGCAGAATCACCTCTGTTAATTGTACAGCTACAGCCCAATTTCATCCGGCTTGTATGGGGGCCCTTCTAGCAGATTGATTTCAACATTGATTTGCGAATTTTAAGGCCTATTATatcattattcaatttttttttttgggtactggTAAATTTCAATGAGTGTTCATGACCGATGCATGTCAGACAACTGtcaatattaagaaaaaaaaagatctgtgactttttttttaagatcACTCGTTGGTAATTTATTCATTAGATAAAAATTGGTGATCACCCCAATTAAGTTTAGTCATCATGCGTGAAGCATATTGTGaatcaacaagaaaaaccaaagaaaagctAGCGAGTGTGAATGTAAGAGTTGATGCTATAAGAGGAATTACTCTCGTATTGCAAACAAAATAGTAAAGGCAATTAAATAACAGcacgctatatatatatatttggtaaaTGCACGCTATATTGTTTTAGTAAATGCGGatccccaaaataaaaaagtagggaaaattccaaaaaaaagggCCCCAATGTCCTTACTTTCTTAAATGAAAGGTTGAAATGAATCTTTTAGTAAATAAATGTCTGAAGTGATTATGGTCAACTAGGAATCGAAGTAGCCataatcatttcaaataaagactttaTCTCATCGGTGACTAGCTATCTAAACCTTATGACCAATCAAGAATGTTTTTGTccaaatcttcttttctttttttctcttttcttcttttttcttttccagtgTCAGCCATTGAGGGCTTGTGAGCCCTCGCTGGCTAGGGTGAGGCTgcttgccaaatttggtgagggttgACCTCACCTAGGGCAATGAGGGATTGATGACCATTGTTAGTAGTGGGTGAGGGCTGTCAAGTGCCTGCAATTGGCTAGAGTCAACCTCGCTAACAGGCGTGAGGGGCGGCCTCCCCTGGGGTGAGGGTGACCCTCACCTAGCCCTTTGCAGTTGGCCACTACgcgaagaaggaaaaagaaccaaaaagaggaaggcaaaagaaagaaaaaggaaaatgacgaAAATGTCATCGTATATAAAAAGTcatgtcattatttgaaataaacataACAACTTCATatcctttttgaaataaaatctactCGAGGCCCTTATTTGTTcacttcaagcttttatttgagaaaataaaaatatttgaagtcttttttggaattttcctttattttcgaAGGGTAAAGTGATTTTCAAGGGTAAAATTTAGAtatgcatttaattttttttttaatgtagaaGCATGAAAGTGGCCATGGAATGATAtgggttttgatattttctttctagaattgtggcttcaaaatttgaaattgttgcACTTTCACCATATTAGTAGACtcgtcaaatgggtgggtcggctTGGGTTTAGATTAGGTCAAAAATGGGTTGATCCATATTTGACCTATTTAAtccgttttgacccatattaATATAGTGTAAATCAAGTAactcatacccgacccgacccatattaacccatacccgacccgacccgtattgctaaaacctattaatattatAGGAAAATCCACCTCTACTATATGCTAgttggattaaaacttcaaattaaattaaaaatagtaaataaaataaaaaaagttaaaaaaaacctataaattgaaatatttataaagaattagactatgcacatacttctcttatttgaagttaacataccattgaataactaaaaattgtaacatgaatttttttttaactaaacctaaaaaaaaaactcatttttatgcaatacaaaatttttaatggGGTTCGATCTCGCCGATACGATGAGGCCGAGGCCTCGCTCGGCGAGCAAGAGTCTTGCCGCTTGTTGGTGAGGCCAAGGCTCTCGGGCGTTGAgtggcgagatcgagcctcgcccgacgtcggcgagctcgagtctcaccGATCCGATGAGACCCGAGCCTTACTACCATCGCAACCTTGAGCTCGCATGCCGCGACCTCGAGCCTCGCCTCGGCCTCGTTGCCGGCCAATGGCTAGCCGTCGCCCTACCGGCTGCCGactaaggaaggaagaaaaagaaagaagaaagaaaagaaaattgaaatatgaaaataattatatttttgattttttattaaaaaacattttaaaaaatttaaagaggGAAGACCATGGGTTCAAAGTGGGTTTCCTAATAACCCATTTAGATCCATTTCTTTTAGTGCTTTACTTTCTCAGACTTATTTTTGACCCATATATaactcatttaactaaaaatgggtcattatatgggtttatgacccattttgctaGCTCTATGTATTAGGGTCACATTTCAGTAATTTAGATctattgttttctattttttttttttttgacctagGGAAGCCCCATACGCTGATAGGACGTTAGAGTAAACCCGGGGGAGACACGTGAGTCACCACCACCCCTTGTGCCCCGGATAAGTCATCCTTGTGATGCCGGggaatcgaactcctccccttgcgTTAGGGGGAGAAACTCGCCGCTAGCAGCGCCACCTAGATGGGTGGTAATTTAGATCTATTGTTGATTGTAAATGACagtagaaaattattttaataaaaataatctttcaatggAGAAGACAAAAGCACCGTTAACTTAAAATAGGTGCCCTCACGTCTCCCCGGATGGGCGCGGTAGGTgctctttttttctccaaaaaaaggCTAGTTCCGAATAT
The sequence above is drawn from the Eucalyptus grandis isolate ANBG69807.140 chromosome 11, ASM1654582v1, whole genome shotgun sequence genome and encodes:
- the LOC120289968 gene encoding LOW QUALITY PROTEIN: CSC1-like protein At4g02900 (The sequence of the model RefSeq protein was modified relative to this genomic sequence to represent the inferred CDS: inserted 3 bases in 3 codons; deleted 1 base in 1 codon), which encodes MASLQDISVSAAINILSAIAFLVAFAILRLQPINDRVYFPKWYLKGIRGSPTRSGGFVSTFVNLDFRTYIRFLSWMPAALRMPEPELIDHAGLDSAAYIRIYLLGLKIFVPITFLAFAVLVPVNWTGGTLETIKDVTFSNIDKLSISNVPSGSQRFWAHLVMAYVFTFWTFYILYREYKIMTNKRLQFLASENRRPDQFTVLVRNVPPDPDESVSEHVEHFFCVNHPDYYLTHQVVYNANKLAKLVEKKKSLQNWYIYYQNKYERNPSQKPTTKTGFCGLWGTRVDAIDYYAAEIEKLTEEEQAERERVISDPKAIIPAAFVSFKSRWGAAVCAQTQQTSNPTIWLTQWAPEPXDVYWDNLAIPYVELTIRRLLMAVALFFLTFFFMIPIAFVQSLANIEGIEKVLPFLKPLIERKGVKSLIQGFLPGIALKIFLILLPTILMTMSXIEGFASLSSLETRSAGKYHLFVLVNVFLGSIITGTALQQLKSFLDQAPTEIPKTVGVSIPMKATFFITYIMVDGWAGIAAEILRLVPXVMFHLKNTFLVKTEKDREQAMDPGCLGFATSEPRIQLYFLLGFVYSVVTPVLLPFIIVFFALAYMVFRHQVINVYDQKYESGAAFWPDVQRRLIIGMVISQLLLMGLMSTKGAKSSTPLLIVLPILTIWFHIFCKGRFESAFVKFPLQDAMVKDTLERATEPNLNLKAYLHDAYVHPVFRRRVGKPAVIDEEENNPLVPTKRMSRRSSKYGSDVSSEAGN